One stretch of Acholeplasma laidlawii PG-8A DNA includes these proteins:
- a CDS encoding DUF6329 domain-containing protein: MKVNFIRKPTPEELIPQDEFIVEKTIILEGDVFEGFIREPLNDYDFIKEHLELMYCDKEGIFHCLLVTSDKHDFGILVESEGYHYARYAAFIPLIKTKTEN, translated from the coding sequence ATGAAAGTAAATTTTATAAGAAAACCAACACCAGAGGAACTTATCCCTCAAGACGAATTTATCGTCGAAAAGACCATAATTCTAGAAGGTGACGTATTTGAAGGATTCATCAGAGAACCATTAAACGATTATGATTTCATCAAAGAACATTTAGAATTGATGTATTGTGATAAGGAAGGCATATTTCACTGCTTGTTAGTCACGTCCGATAAACATGACTTTGGTATCCTGGTTGAAAGTGAAGGATATCATTACGCTAGGTATGCAGCATTCATACCACTTATTAAAACCAAAACAGAAAATTAA